The Vicia villosa cultivar HV-30 ecotype Madison, WI unplaced genomic scaffold, Vvil1.0 ctg.004854F_1_1, whole genome shotgun sequence genome includes a window with the following:
- the LOC131642348 gene encoding serine/threonine-protein phosphatase 7 long form homolog, translating into MSFLWFGDKHRGTPEHAALADPEQFRTRTHKKLDAPDVILPYLARSGFATVARIPHIHIDTSFVMALLERWRPETHTFHFPTGECTITLEDVSMLLGLRVNGNAVAGPTKVDLDLWEEFLGVQPPRTALKGRMVLISWLKSLLANNPVNENSTVGHLTTYTKNVNLLLIGLSLMPGKTSKYVHLMWVPLLQDLDRCNTYSWGSAVLAYLYREICKSVNVEVDGMGGCVELLQAWGYTRLAFLAPITSELPSFPYAARFFIWRPYINLPPLDNNDHTIWNATVPIICFWIVEWHQSDRVKLQFGFHQEVPPPPRCLKEHHEMTMKESWRTPYTQLYRREHQKWRNVARHCLTGPTVDPHSMPTNDYMTWYRSLPYTYASGNQWLVDPRTQPSSSQMPPTQPQTFNIPPFAQPSSSNIYDQPSQNYQTPQQPQSSYNPTQHQTQYTPL; encoded by the exons ATGTCTTTCCTCTGGTTTGGTGATAAACATAGGGGAACACCCGAACATGCTGCG CTTGCTGATCCTGAACAGTTTAGAACAAGAACCCATAAAAAATTAGATGCTCCTGATGTTATTCTACCTTATTTGGCGAGATCGGGTTTTGCAACCGTAGCAAGGATACCACATATCCATATAGACACAAGTTTCGTAATGGCCTTACTCGAAAGATGGAGACCCGAGACACATACATTTCATTTTCCAACTGGTGAGTGTACCATAACGTTGGAAGATGTGAGTATGTTACTGGGTCTACGTGTCAACGGTAATGCTGTAGCCGGTCCTACCAAAGTAGACTTGGACTTGTGGGAAGAATTTTTGGGCGTTCAACCACCACGTACAGCTTTAAAAGGTCGGATGGTTCTAATATCTTGGCTTAAATCACTGTTAGCTAATAATCCAGTAAATGAAAATTCAACTGTGGGACACTTAACTACATACACTAAAAATGTTAATCTGCTTTTAATTGGCTTATCCTTAATGCCCGGTAAAACTAGTAAATATGTGCATCTCATGTGGGTGCCATTGCTACAAGATTTGGATAGATGCAATACATATAGCTGGGGATCAGCCGTGTTAGCCTATCTTTATAGGGAAATATGTAAGTCGGTAAACGTTGAAGTCGATGGAATGGGAGGGTGTGTTGAACTGCTCCAAGCTTGGGGATATACTCGATTGGCTTTTTTGGCACCCATCACTTCGGAGCTACCATCATTTCCGTACGCTGCGAGGTTC TTTATATGGAGACCATATATCAACTTACCGCCCCTGGATAATAACGACCACACAATTTGGAATGCAACTGTGCCGATCATATGCTTTTGGATTGTCGAATGGCATCAGTCTGATAGGGTGAAGTTGCAATTTGGGTTCCATCAAGAAGTACCGCCCCCACCACGTTGCCTAAAAGAACACCATGAAATGACGATgaaagaatcatggagaactCCGTATACTCAATTGTACCGCAGGGAGCACCAAAAATGGAGAAACGTGGCCAGACATTGCCTGACTGGACCTACGGTTGACCCACATTCGATGCCAACTAACGACTATATGACTTGGTATAGATCATTGCCGTATACGTACGCTTCTGGAAATCAATGGCTTGTTGATCCACGCACTCAACCTTCCTCCTCCCAAATGCCGCCTACCCAACCACAAACATTCAACATCCCACCATTCGCACAACCCTCCTCGTCCAACATATACGACCAACCATCCCAAAATTACCAAACACCACAACAACCACAATCCTCATACAATCCGACCCAACACCAAACTCAGTACACCCCATTGTAA